Proteins found in one Gordonia sp. PDNC005 genomic segment:
- the murD gene encoding UDP-N-acetylmuramoyl-L-alanine--D-glutamate ligase, giving the protein MSVQQRPELILAGKHVLVAGARATGLAVLNLLQEQNARVTMLDTKFAHGGTDPDLAGRGVAMVAPDAFDVDGVVSAPSDVDVIVVSPGFRPDDALLAAAAAAGIPVWGDVELAWRADQAGLYGPARTWLVITGTNGKTTTTSMAEAIVDAADLAVLACGNIGLTVADALRATPRADVLCVEMSSFQLHWAPSVRPAAGVVLNVADDHLDWHGSFDAYAAAKQQALLGDVAVIGLDDTVASGLPVGEGSRRIGFTLAVPEAGQLGIVDGMLVDNAFADTARTLIAADRIRPAGPSGLLDALAAAAVTRAVGIAPEAVERGLIGFSPAAHRGQTVARISTTVFVDDSKATNPHAAQAAVSGYERVVLIAGGLLKGAPVDDLIARNKDRFAGVVAIGTDREIILDAISRHAPEVPAVTVFTRDDGSVMTQRTDGGTSAIAATGASGADAVMAQAVSAAWQLAEADQAGSGRAVDAVLLAPAAASLDMFASYGARGDSFATASLALADSVANR; this is encoded by the coding sequence ATGAGTGTGCAGCAGCGGCCCGAACTCATCCTCGCAGGCAAGCACGTCCTGGTCGCAGGAGCGCGGGCGACCGGTCTCGCGGTCCTGAACCTGCTCCAGGAGCAGAACGCCAGGGTGACGATGCTCGACACCAAGTTCGCCCACGGCGGGACCGACCCCGATCTGGCTGGGCGAGGCGTTGCGATGGTCGCACCCGACGCGTTCGACGTCGACGGTGTCGTCAGTGCGCCGTCGGACGTCGACGTGATCGTCGTGTCGCCGGGCTTCCGGCCCGATGACGCGTTGCTGGCGGCCGCGGCCGCCGCGGGGATTCCGGTGTGGGGCGACGTCGAACTGGCGTGGCGCGCCGACCAGGCCGGACTGTACGGCCCGGCGCGGACCTGGCTCGTGATCACCGGTACCAACGGCAAGACCACCACGACGTCGATGGCCGAGGCCATCGTGGACGCTGCGGACCTCGCTGTGCTCGCGTGCGGCAACATCGGGCTGACCGTCGCCGACGCGCTCCGGGCGACGCCCCGGGCCGACGTCCTGTGCGTCGAGATGTCGTCGTTCCAACTGCACTGGGCGCCGTCGGTACGGCCGGCGGCGGGTGTGGTGCTCAATGTGGCCGACGATCATCTCGATTGGCACGGGTCGTTCGACGCGTACGCGGCCGCGAAACAGCAGGCGTTGCTGGGCGACGTGGCCGTCATCGGTCTCGACGACACGGTCGCCTCCGGCCTCCCGGTTGGAGAGGGGTCCCGGCGGATCGGGTTCACCCTGGCCGTGCCGGAGGCCGGCCAACTGGGCATCGTGGACGGGATGCTCGTCGACAATGCGTTCGCCGACACCGCGAGGACGCTCATCGCCGCCGACCGCATCCGGCCCGCCGGACCGTCGGGGCTGTTGGACGCGTTGGCGGCGGCTGCGGTCACCAGGGCGGTGGGGATTGCTCCGGAGGCCGTCGAGCGCGGCCTGATCGGATTCTCGCCGGCTGCGCACCGCGGCCAGACCGTGGCGCGGATCAGCACGACCGTGTTCGTCGACGACTCGAAGGCCACGAACCCACACGCCGCGCAGGCCGCGGTGTCCGGATACGAGCGAGTGGTGCTCATCGCGGGCGGCCTGTTGAAAGGTGCGCCGGTCGACGACCTGATCGCGCGCAACAAGGATCGTTTCGCTGGAGTCGTCGCGATTGGAACTGATCGCGAGATCATTCTCGACGCGATTTCGCGACACGCCCCAGAAGTCCCAGCAGTCACAGTATTCACAAGGGACGATGGTTCGGTGATGACTCAGCGGACTGATGGCGGCACTTCAGCCATCGCAGCGACCGGTGCCTCGGGTGCCGACGCCGTGATGGCGCAGGCGGTCTCGGCCGCCTGGCAGTTGGCAGAGGCAGACCAGGCGGGCTCCGGTCGGGCCGTGGACGCGGTGCTGTTGGCGCCTGCGGCCGCGTCGCTCGACATGTTCGCCAGTTACGGTGCGCGTGGCGACTCGTTCGCGACCGCATCGCTGGCTCTCGCCGACTCCGTCGCGAACCGATGA